The stretch of DNA TCACTCAGCTGATCAGCTACAAGAAACCAAAAGTAATACACAACAACCTCTAATATTTTCATTTTTTAGGGGAGTAACATCTAAACACTAGGAAGTGCATAAACCAGAAAATTTTGTCAGCCACAAGTGTTTTTGTGTTCCCCTACATACACACAACAATCATCATCTTCCATATACATGGACTTCATTTTTCCGACAACATGAACTTTGTTGTTGTCGCTATATATGAACTTCTCCTGTAAACAAAGAGAGACTATGTATTGAGCCAAGGTGGAATCTTACAAAGAAAACACACTTTTTGTGTTTGAGGCATATACACAAACAGCTTGTGTGCACTGCCAGTTGAAGGAGAGGGCGGCTCAATGAGGAGGCGATGGAGTGCGGGGGCAGAGTCGAAGGCAGCAGCAGCATGGAGGAAGAGGGCAGCAACATCATGGAGGAAGAGGGCGCTAATGCTGACTAGTGTGGTGCGCGGTGGCACTGCTGAGCGCCGAATCCAGGAGGTCGACCGGGAGGAGCAAGGTGGCAGCGCGGGGTGGCGTGGGTAGCTCTTAGGCcggcgatggagagaagagagtgaACTCAAGGGAGGGTCACCGGTGGGGGAACGTGCATCGCATCGCCGATCTGGGGAGGCGCGTGATGGAAGAAGGCCGCAGTGGCAGAGGTGGAAGGTCGCGGCAGCAGAGGAGGAAGGCTGCTGAGGGGCGAATTCCGGTGACGCCGGCGGTGAGTTGGTGGTTGTCGCGCGACGGCAGGATCCCAGCGATGGGAGGTTGGGTTGGTGGCGGTTGTGCAGCAGCAGGATCCCGACGGCAACGAGGTGGATTGGCGGCTGGATCCCGACGACGGGGCAGTGGATTCGTGGCTGGATCCCGGAGGCGGGGGAGGTGGGTTGGTGGTGGTCGCCGACTCGCCGTTGGCTGGATCCTGGCGGCGGGAAGGTGGGATGGTGGAGTTTGGGACGGGAGGTGGAAGAGATGGGGTGCCCGAACAGTGGGGGcgctttttttttctttgccaCCGTTCGGGAGTTCGGAAACACCTAATCAGGCCTATATAGGGTgatcgtgatccaaatagttattctaattct from Triticum dicoccoides isolate Atlit2015 ecotype Zavitan chromosome 6A, WEW_v2.0, whole genome shotgun sequence encodes:
- the LOC119315849 gene encoding uncharacterized protein LOC119315849 — protein: MDDQTHGGGHLRVAGERAHPTVQAAPAGAAENDDGVEVSGDRSSVIDGFIATVFPNSRTVAKKKKAPPLFGHPISSTSRPKLHHPTFPPPGSSQRRVGDHHQPTSPASGIQPRIHCPVVGIQPPIHLVAVGILLLHNRHQPNLPSLGSCRRATTTNSPPASPEFAPQQPSSSAAATFHLCHCGLLPSRASPDRRCDARSPTGDPPLSSLSSLHRRPKSYPRHPALPPCSSRSTSWIRRSAVPPRTTLVSISALFLHDVAALFLHAAAAFDSAPALHRLLIEPPSPSTGSAHKLFVYMPQTQKFMDKSMQRHGLIFYST